The following are from one region of the Ignavibacteriota bacterium genome:
- a CDS encoding TolC family protein: MKKIFFISIVLSVIQFAQTKELTLDESLRIGLQNSRQIKISESVLRSSDEKITEYSSQMLPKLSLSAGYTYMNLNDPTEIGFGPFPMTVKNPFTLYGMQLSIQQPIFTGFQLSSLKSSAENIYEAMSSDHQKNINNKAFEIYSAYWNLFKTQKQVELIEERMTSLDEDLRRTKDFVDNGLATMNDYLRIELQVSNTRLQLIDAKNAREISRAAFNQSIGFPLNDSTKIDSDLVFHQPDYPQYEELVMEAENNRQELKSMEFKILAGEDKISAANSNWWPKLYASGNFLLYNVNAETFSMENEKLQAWFAGLSLSWDLWNWGNTSSKSAQAEEEVLQNRESLELLKEQIEIEVYNTYLALNSNAEKIKVSQLAVLSAEENFRIVNEKYEHQLATANDLIDAEVALLNSRSMLTISQADFELVKVRLNLAIGRKIY; encoded by the coding sequence ATGAAAAAAATATTTTTTATTTCAATCGTATTATCTGTAATTCAATTTGCACAAACAAAAGAATTAACGCTTGATGAAAGCCTGCGGATTGGATTGCAAAACAGCCGGCAAATAAAAATATCAGAATCTGTTTTACGAAGTTCTGACGAGAAAATAACCGAGTATTCTTCTCAAATGCTTCCAAAGCTTAGTCTGAGTGCCGGTTATACATATATGAATCTGAATGATCCAACAGAAATAGGTTTTGGTCCCTTCCCAATGACAGTTAAAAATCCATTCACTCTGTATGGAATGCAGCTTTCAATTCAACAACCAATTTTCACAGGGTTTCAACTCTCATCATTAAAAAGCTCTGCAGAGAATATTTATGAAGCAATGAGTTCAGATCATCAAAAAAATATTAATAATAAAGCTTTTGAGATTTACTCGGCGTACTGGAATTTATTTAAAACACAGAAACAGGTTGAACTTATCGAGGAACGGATGACTTCGCTTGATGAAGATCTGAGAAGGACGAAGGATTTTGTTGATAACGGTTTGGCTACAATGAACGATTATTTGAGAATAGAGTTACAGGTTTCAAATACCAGGCTGCAATTGATTGATGCAAAAAATGCACGTGAAATTTCAAGAGCCGCATTTAATCAATCAATCGGGTTTCCATTGAACGATTCAACAAAGATTGATTCTGATTTAGTCTTTCATCAACCAGATTATCCCCAATATGAAGAATTAGTTATGGAAGCAGAAAACAACCGGCAAGAATTGAAATCAATGGAATTTAAAATTCTTGCTGGTGAAGATAAAATAAGTGCCGCTAACTCCAATTGGTGGCCAAAACTTTATGCATCCGGAAATTTTCTTCTTTATAATGTAAATGCTGAAACATTTTCAATGGAAAATGAAAAGCTTCAAGCCTGGTTTGCAGGTTTGTCACTGAGTTGGGACTTGTGGAATTGGGGGAACACTTCATCAAAATCTGCACAAGCTGAAGAAGAGGTTCTTCAAAACAGAGAATCATTGGAACTTCTGAAAGAGCAAATTGAAATTGAAGTTTATAACACCTATCTGGCGTTGAATAGTAATGCTGAAAAAATAAAAGTAAGTCAACTTGCAGTTTTATCGGCAGAGGAAAACTTCCGGATCGTTAATGAAAAGTATGAACATCAACTTGCAACCGCAAATGACCTGATTGATGCTGAAGTTGCACTGCTTAACTCCCGGTCAATGCTCACAATTTCTCAGGCGGATTTTGAACTTGTAAAGGTCAGGTTGAATCTTGCAATTGGCAGGAAAATATATTGA
- a CDS encoding ABC transporter ATP-binding protein — MNSIEVKELTKKFGRFTAVDKISFNVEQGEILGFLGANGAGKSTAIRMMTGILEPTSGDALVGGFSIMKEPDKVKTQIGYMSQKFSLYNDLTVEENIRFFAGVYGLTGQKFSDRKKWVLKVANLEGKEKLLTGSLPGGIKQRLALGTAVIHEPKIVFLDEPTSGVDPISRRNFWDLINELSASGITVLVTTHYLDEAEFCNDIILINAGRLIAQGNSKTLKTDYIKNTILEIESDRVVDSMSILEKENWVGETSIFGNYIHIILNDNSKTEADVREILTNKNSIKVHRIDKIVPTLEDVFIHLLEKDKKNVS; from the coding sequence ATGAATAGCATAGAAGTAAAAGAGTTAACAAAAAAATTCGGCAGATTTACTGCTGTTGATAAAATTTCATTCAACGTCGAGCAAGGTGAAATTCTCGGCTTCCTCGGAGCGAACGGCGCCGGAAAATCAACAGCAATCCGAATGATGACGGGAATTCTGGAACCCACATCCGGTGACGCATTAGTTGGGGGTTTCAGCATAATGAAAGAGCCAGACAAAGTAAAAACTCAAATCGGTTATATGTCACAGAAGTTTTCGTTGTATAATGATCTCACAGTAGAAGAAAATATCCGATTCTTTGCAGGTGTATATGGATTGACAGGACAAAAATTTTCTGATAGAAAGAAATGGGTTTTGAAGGTCGCTAATCTTGAAGGAAAGGAAAAACTGTTAACTGGTTCTTTACCTGGTGGTATTAAACAAAGACTTGCACTTGGCACTGCAGTTATACACGAACCAAAAATCGTTTTTTTGGATGAGCCCACCAGCGGTGTTGATCCAATTTCAAGAAGAAATTTTTGGGATTTGATAAATGAGCTTTCAGCTTCAGGTATAACTGTTCTGGTAACAACTCATTACCTTGATGAAGCAGAATTCTGCAATGATATAATTCTGATAAATGCGGGACGGTTAATCGCTCAGGGAAATTCCAAAACATTAAAAACTGATTACATTAAAAACACAATACTTGAAATCGAATCAGATCGTGTGGTTGACAGTATGAGCATTCTTGAAAAAGAAAATTGGGTCGGCGAGACTTCCATATTTGGTAATTACATTCACATAATACTCAATGACAATTCAAAAACTGAAGCAGATGTCAGGGAAATTCTAACAAACAAAAATTCAATAAAAGTACACAGGATTGATAAGATAGTGCCAACGCTGGAAGATGTATTTATTCATTTGCTCGAAAAGGATAAAAAAAATGTTTCATAG
- a CDS encoding ABC transporter permease, whose translation MFHRAYAIARKEIRQLKRDKEMLFIVFFFPVVLLAIFGYAINFDVKHIKIAVYDQDKSEYTREYLNGLISSEYFSLITYIDNDAEIKKLLDEKIVQAVIVFPDDLSKRLNNNEEVKVQYLVDGVDGNTANVIVNYVNAATFGYSIKLTKEYLAVTGKQSYIPINLEPRFWFNPELESTKFLIPGLMGMILIITAVVSVSLSIVREKERGTIEQLNVSPLSSFELIIGKTAPYIVISLINATIVLLAGYILFGIVIKGDIFLLLISTLIFLFAALGLGIFISSVSDSQQVAFQAANITSLLPSLILSGFIFPIESMPTIIQWITNITPAKFYIVTLRAILLRGVGISAFWEQLIYMLIFGVIFIALATFVDRRAKTT comes from the coding sequence ATGTTTCATAGAGCTTATGCAATCGCAAGGAAAGAAATCAGACAGTTGAAGCGTGATAAAGAAATGCTTTTTATCGTATTCTTTTTCCCGGTTGTGCTGCTGGCAATTTTCGGTTATGCTATCAACTTCGATGTCAAACATATTAAAATTGCAGTTTATGATCAGGATAAATCTGAATACACAAGAGAATATTTAAACGGATTGATAAGCTCAGAATATTTTAGCCTCATTACTTATATTGATAACGATGCTGAGATTAAAAAATTACTTGACGAAAAAATAGTTCAGGCAGTTATAGTTTTTCCAGATGATTTGTCGAAAAGGTTAAATAATAACGAAGAAGTAAAAGTCCAGTATCTGGTTGATGGAGTAGATGGAAACACAGCAAATGTAATCGTCAACTATGTAAATGCAGCAACATTCGGTTATTCAATAAAGTTGACAAAAGAATATCTGGCAGTAACAGGGAAGCAATCTTATATTCCGATAAATCTTGAACCAAGGTTTTGGTTCAATCCCGAACTCGAAAGCACTAAGTTTTTAATCCCTGGATTGATGGGAATGATATTAATTATAACAGCCGTGGTTTCCGTTTCATTATCAATAGTGAGAGAAAAGGAAAGAGGAACAATTGAACAGTTAAATGTATCGCCGCTTTCGTCTTTCGAATTGATTATCGGAAAAACAGCACCATATATCGTTATATCGCTGATCAATGCCACAATTGTATTACTTGCAGGTTACATTTTATTCGGAATCGTAATTAAGGGAGATATTTTTTTACTCCTGATCAGTACATTAATATTTTTATTCGCAGCTCTCGGACTCGGTATTTTCATTTCAAGTGTATCCGATTCACAGCAGGTCGCTTTTCAGGCAGCGAATATTACTTCTTTGCTGCCTTCTCTTATATTATCCGGATTTATTTTCCCGATTGAAAGTATGCCAACGATTATTCAATGGATTACAAATATTACTCCGGCAAAATTTTACATTGTAACATTAAGAGCAATTTTATTGAGAGGTGTCGGTATTTCAGCTTTCTGGGAACAGTTAATTTATATGTTGATCTTCGGCGTGATCTTTATTGCACTTGCTACTTTTGTTGACAGAAGAGCTAAGACAACATAA
- a CDS encoding ABC transporter permease, translating into MKTIYEFVIKELLQFKRDRKMLAVVFMAPILQLILLGYAANMDVDVVHTTIFDQDRTAASRKFIKNFDESGYFAIDYYASSYAEVTELIDKGKTLVAIVIPNDFEKKLYRRETVAIQTLFEGSDGNKSSIALGYIQGITNRYSQLIVNETKDKYGMKLPLAGSLVPEVRVWYNPEMKTQNYMVPGIMGLILMITTLSLMSMAVVREREIGTLEQLIVTPIKPYQLILGKLIPFTIIGFVVMIIVMIIMTQWFGIVVRGSRLFLLFTALLFVLSNLGLGLFLSTVSKTQNQAMMASVFALMMPMIYLSGFAFPIENMPEVVQYITYLIPLRYFITILRGIVLKGIGFTSLWLETLILFGMGAGILILSSLRFSKKIE; encoded by the coding sequence ATGAAAACGATTTATGAATTTGTTATAAAAGAACTTCTGCAATTTAAACGTGATAGAAAAATGCTGGCGGTTGTTTTTATGGCGCCAATACTACAATTAATATTGCTTGGTTATGCTGCTAATATGGATGTTGATGTTGTTCACACTACAATATTTGATCAGGATAGAACTGCTGCCAGCAGAAAATTTATTAAAAATTTTGATGAGTCCGGTTACTTTGCAATTGATTATTATGCGTCCAGCTATGCTGAAGTAACTGAACTTATTGATAAAGGTAAAACCCTTGTAGCAATTGTAATTCCTAACGACTTCGAAAAGAAATTATATAGACGAGAAACCGTTGCAATTCAAACATTATTCGAAGGATCTGATGGCAATAAGTCTTCAATTGCATTAGGATACATTCAGGGAATAACAAACCGTTATTCACAACTTATTGTAAACGAAACTAAAGATAAATATGGAATGAAACTTCCTCTGGCGGGTTCACTCGTCCCTGAAGTAAGAGTGTGGTATAATCCTGAGATGAAAACACAAAACTATATGGTTCCGGGAATTATGGGACTTATACTGATGATAACAACTTTATCGCTGATGTCAATGGCTGTAGTCAGGGAAAGAGAAATCGGAACACTCGAACAATTAATTGTTACACCGATAAAACCTTATCAGCTTATTCTTGGTAAGTTGATTCCTTTTACAATTATTGGTTTTGTCGTTATGATAATTGTAATGATAATAATGACGCAATGGTTTGGTATTGTTGTACGGGGGAGCAGATTATTTCTTCTGTTCACAGCATTATTATTTGTATTGTCAAATCTTGGGCTAGGCTTATTCTTGTCAACAGTTTCTAAAACACAAAACCAGGCAATGATGGCTTCTGTATTTGCATTGATGATGCCGATGATTTATTTGTCAGGATTTGCATTCCCGATTGAAAATATGCCTGAAGTAGTACAATACATAACTTATCTTATTCCTTTAAGATATTTTATTACAATACTTCGTGGTATCGTACTGAAAGGTATCGGGTTTACATCGTTATGGCTGGAAACTTTAATACTTTTCGGAATGGGAGCGGGGATTTTAATTTTAAGCTCATTAAGATTTAGTAAGAAAATTGAATAA